One window of Triticum dicoccoides isolate Atlit2015 ecotype Zavitan chromosome 5A, WEW_v2.0, whole genome shotgun sequence genomic DNA carries:
- the LOC119297997 gene encoding B3 domain-containing protein Os11g0197600-like isoform X2: MVRHKKQYNTMGVVDNMQNVKVKEEEDENINMKGKRKQNKAEGGKKAEEKQNSSKRKMDKNKEEKEKRMRVVDKNDDEKEREDRSKRKENEKKVKSHIERKEDNDNKKEEQGQREIEKDKVEEEKEINKQKGRKEEEDSKEKDKDQNDKTNCPHFFRTLISYSFMEHMTIPVGFHKYLEDCTGMVSLRGPSGNKWSVELAKISGELLFARGWKEFLSDNRIGYGYLLVFRYDGQSQFSVTIFLPSSCEDPYAYLARPQCKDVDWHQCTNVDGVAPQEEDTHSGTSADGAPQNEASEEEDASEDEDAEEVEDALSETPGNEEDSECRMCNDDALEPVQQQQEDLRKTDDGFLIGKRARFRKVDDIMAEVDRSKKSKPAERKNSEGPSSDPTSGGGASSDSLAESEHRPPKKSKAGEIRSPFGDSPSKAATSSDNFAELDSHPSKESKAEGKSSAPPLIVYTGSSSSASKSVPLKKASKETISNDNLAVHTGVFAPESVCTDLTMWHNSFGKRLSKQNQFPMFNKSNGENQPGRVLIKVMRRLGLMSQRRPVTQREKEYAMERAHRFKSERPFAIKAMKHNDVYASYFMIIPDKFVKTFLPKESRKMTLWDPQAKPWKVWYEYTGGERPRAAFSAGWGALAMENNLEKWDVCVFELLDQEYNIKLHVHKVVLMITPCILAPKPRIDE; encoded by the exons ATGGTACGTCATAAAAAACAGTATAACACTATGGGCGTGGTAGATAATATGCAAAATGTCAAGgtaaaagaagaggaagatgaaaatATTAATATGAAAGGGAAAAGGAAGCAAAATAAAGCTGAAGGTGGTAAGAAAGCAGAGGAGAAGCAAAATTCCTCAAAGCGGAAGATGGATAAGAACAAGGAGGAGAAAGAGAAGAGAATGAGAGTTGTTGATAAAAATGATGATGAGAAGGAGAGGGAGGATCGAAGCAAAAGAAAGGAAAATGAGAAGAAGGTGAAGTCACATATAGAAAGAAAGGAGGATAATGATAATAAGAAAGAAGAACAAGGGCAGCGAGAAATTGAGAAAGATAAAGTAGAGGAAGAAAAGGAGATAAATAagcagaagggaaggaaggaggaagagGATTCGAAGGAAAAGGATAAGGACCAGAATGACAAAACAAATTGCCCTCACTTCTTCAGGACACTCATATCCTATTCATTTATGGAACACATG ACCATTCCAGTAGGATTTCACAAATACTTGGAAGATTGTACAGGGATGGTTTCCCTGAGAGGTCCAAGCGGGAATAAATGGTCTGTAGAGCTGGCTAAAATCTCCGGGGAGCTACTCTTTGCGCGTGGATGGAAGGAGTTCCTCTCCGACAATCGCATCGGTTATGGTTACCTGCTGGTATTCCGTTACGATGGGCAGTCACAGTTCTCAGTGACTATTTTCTTGCCATCGTCCTGTGAGGATCCCTATGCGTATCTCGCCCGGCCGCAGTGCAAGGACGTCGACTGGCACCAGTGCACCAATGTAGATGGTGTTGCCCCTCAAGAAGAAGACACTCACAGTGGCACCAGTGCAGATGGTGCACCACAAAATGAAGCTTCAGAAGAAGAAGATGCTTCAGAAGATGAAGATGCGGAGGAAGTTGAAGACGCATTATCAGAAACTCCGGGGAATGAGGAAGACAGTGAATGTCGCATGTGCAATGATGATGCATTGGAACCAGTGCAACAACAACAGGAGGATCTACGCAAGACCGATGATGGTTTTTTGATCGGGAAGAGGGCTAGGTTTAGGAAGGTTGATGATATCATGGCAGAAGTGGACCGATCCAAGAAGTCCAAGCCTGCGGAGAGGAAGAACTCTGAAGGTCCATCTAGTGATCCAACTTCTGGGGGAGGAGCATCAAGCGATAGTTTAGCAG AATCGGAGCATCGTCCACCCAAGAAGTCCAAGGCTGGGGAGATAAGGTCTCCATTTGGTGATTCACCTTCTAAGGCGGCAACATCAAGTGACAATTTTGCAG AGTTGGACAGTCATCCATCCAAGGAGTCCAAGGCCGAGGGGAAAAGCTCTGCTCCTCCTTTAATTGTTTATACTGGGTCTTCTTCTTCAGCATCTAAAAGCGTTCCCCTCAAAAAAGCTTCGAAAGAAACAATATCAAATGACAATTTGGCAG TTCATACAGGTGTATTCGCACCAGAATCAGTGTGCACGGACTTAACCATGTGGCACAATTCTTTTGGTAAAAGGCTTAGTAAGCAGAATCAATTCCCAATGTTCAACAAGAGTAATGGTGAAAACCAACCTGGCAGAG TTCTCATCAAGGTTATGAGAAGGCTGGGATTAATGTCGCAGAGGCGTCCAGTAACTCAAAGGGAGAAGGAATATGCCATGGAGAGGGCGCATAGGTTCAAATCCGAGAGGCCCTTTGCCATCAAGGCAATGAAGCACAACGATGTCTATGCCTCGTACTTCATG ATCATCCCGGACAAGTTCGTGAAAACATTCCTCCCCAAAGAGAGCAGGAAGATGACGCTATGGGACCCACAGGCGAAGCCGTGGAAGGTGTGGTACGAGTACACCGGCGGTGAGCGTCCCCGCGCGGCGTTCAGCGCTGGGTGGGGGGCCCTCGCCATGGAGAACAACCTGGAGAAATGGGACGTGTGCGTGTTTGAGCTCCTGGACCAGGAATACAACATCAAGCTGCACGTTCACAAGGTCGTGCTGATGATCACCCCCTGCATCCTCGCCCCAAAACCTCGCATAGACGAGTGA
- the LOC119297997 gene encoding B3 domain-containing protein Os11g0197600-like isoform X3, which produces MVRHKKQYNTMGVVDNMQNVKVKEEEDENINMKGKRKQNKAEGGKKAEEKQNSSKRKMDKNKEEKEKRMRVVDKNDDEKEREDRSKRKENEKKVKSHIERKEDNDNKKEEQGQREIEKDKVEEEKEINKQKGRKEEEDSKEKDKDQNDKTNCPHFFRTLISYSFMEHMTIPVGFHKYLEDCTGMVSLRGPSGNKWSVELAKISGELLFARGWKEFLSDNRIGYGYLLVFRYDGQSQFSVTIFLPSSCEDPYAYLARPQCKDVDWHQCTNVDGVAPQEEDTHSGTSADGAPQNEASEEEDASEDEDAEEVEDALSETPGNEEDSECRMCNDDALEPVQQQQEDLRKTDDGFLIGKRARFRKVDDIMAEVDRSKKSKPAERKNSEGPSSDPTSGGGASSDSLAEESEHRPPKKSKAGEIRSPFGDSPSKAATSSDNFAELDSHPSKESKAEGKSSAPPLIVYTGSSSSASKSVPLKKASKETISNDNLAGVFAPESVCTDLTMWHNSFGKRLSKQNQFPMFNKSNGENQPGRVLIKVMRRLGLMSQRRPVTQREKEYAMERAHRFKSERPFAIKAMKHNDVYASYFMIIPDKFVKTFLPKESRKMTLWDPQAKPWKVWYEYTGGERPRAAFSAGWGALAMENNLEKWDVCVFELLDQEYNIKLHVHKVVLMITPCILAPKPRIDE; this is translated from the exons ATGGTACGTCATAAAAAACAGTATAACACTATGGGCGTGGTAGATAATATGCAAAATGTCAAGgtaaaagaagaggaagatgaaaatATTAATATGAAAGGGAAAAGGAAGCAAAATAAAGCTGAAGGTGGTAAGAAAGCAGAGGAGAAGCAAAATTCCTCAAAGCGGAAGATGGATAAGAACAAGGAGGAGAAAGAGAAGAGAATGAGAGTTGTTGATAAAAATGATGATGAGAAGGAGAGGGAGGATCGAAGCAAAAGAAAGGAAAATGAGAAGAAGGTGAAGTCACATATAGAAAGAAAGGAGGATAATGATAATAAGAAAGAAGAACAAGGGCAGCGAGAAATTGAGAAAGATAAAGTAGAGGAAGAAAAGGAGATAAATAagcagaagggaaggaaggaggaagagGATTCGAAGGAAAAGGATAAGGACCAGAATGACAAAACAAATTGCCCTCACTTCTTCAGGACACTCATATCCTATTCATTTATGGAACACATG ACCATTCCAGTAGGATTTCACAAATACTTGGAAGATTGTACAGGGATGGTTTCCCTGAGAGGTCCAAGCGGGAATAAATGGTCTGTAGAGCTGGCTAAAATCTCCGGGGAGCTACTCTTTGCGCGTGGATGGAAGGAGTTCCTCTCCGACAATCGCATCGGTTATGGTTACCTGCTGGTATTCCGTTACGATGGGCAGTCACAGTTCTCAGTGACTATTTTCTTGCCATCGTCCTGTGAGGATCCCTATGCGTATCTCGCCCGGCCGCAGTGCAAGGACGTCGACTGGCACCAGTGCACCAATGTAGATGGTGTTGCCCCTCAAGAAGAAGACACTCACAGTGGCACCAGTGCAGATGGTGCACCACAAAATGAAGCTTCAGAAGAAGAAGATGCTTCAGAAGATGAAGATGCGGAGGAAGTTGAAGACGCATTATCAGAAACTCCGGGGAATGAGGAAGACAGTGAATGTCGCATGTGCAATGATGATGCATTGGAACCAGTGCAACAACAACAGGAGGATCTACGCAAGACCGATGATGGTTTTTTGATCGGGAAGAGGGCTAGGTTTAGGAAGGTTGATGATATCATGGCAGAAGTGGACCGATCCAAGAAGTCCAAGCCTGCGGAGAGGAAGAACTCTGAAGGTCCATCTAGTGATCCAACTTCTGGGGGAGGAGCATCAAGCGATAGTTTAGCAG AAGAATCGGAGCATCGTCCACCCAAGAAGTCCAAGGCTGGGGAGATAAGGTCTCCATTTGGTGATTCACCTTCTAAGGCGGCAACATCAAGTGACAATTTTGCAG AGTTGGACAGTCATCCATCCAAGGAGTCCAAGGCCGAGGGGAAAAGCTCTGCTCCTCCTTTAATTGTTTATACTGGGTCTTCTTCTTCAGCATCTAAAAGCGTTCCCCTCAAAAAAGCTTCGAAAGAAACAATATCAAATGACAATTTGGCAG GTGTATTCGCACCAGAATCAGTGTGCACGGACTTAACCATGTGGCACAATTCTTTTGGTAAAAGGCTTAGTAAGCAGAATCAATTCCCAATGTTCAACAAGAGTAATGGTGAAAACCAACCTGGCAGAG TTCTCATCAAGGTTATGAGAAGGCTGGGATTAATGTCGCAGAGGCGTCCAGTAACTCAAAGGGAGAAGGAATATGCCATGGAGAGGGCGCATAGGTTCAAATCCGAGAGGCCCTTTGCCATCAAGGCAATGAAGCACAACGATGTCTATGCCTCGTACTTCATG ATCATCCCGGACAAGTTCGTGAAAACATTCCTCCCCAAAGAGAGCAGGAAGATGACGCTATGGGACCCACAGGCGAAGCCGTGGAAGGTGTGGTACGAGTACACCGGCGGTGAGCGTCCCCGCGCGGCGTTCAGCGCTGGGTGGGGGGCCCTCGCCATGGAGAACAACCTGGAGAAATGGGACGTGTGCGTGTTTGAGCTCCTGGACCAGGAATACAACATCAAGCTGCACGTTCACAAGGTCGTGCTGATGATCACCCCCTGCATCCTCGCCCCAAAACCTCGCATAGACGAGTGA
- the LOC119297997 gene encoding B3 domain-containing protein Os11g0197600-like isoform X1 → MVRHKKQYNTMGVVDNMQNVKVKEEEDENINMKGKRKQNKAEGGKKAEEKQNSSKRKMDKNKEEKEKRMRVVDKNDDEKEREDRSKRKENEKKVKSHIERKEDNDNKKEEQGQREIEKDKVEEEKEINKQKGRKEEEDSKEKDKDQNDKTNCPHFFRTLISYSFMEHMTIPVGFHKYLEDCTGMVSLRGPSGNKWSVELAKISGELLFARGWKEFLSDNRIGYGYLLVFRYDGQSQFSVTIFLPSSCEDPYAYLARPQCKDVDWHQCTNVDGVAPQEEDTHSGTSADGAPQNEASEEEDASEDEDAEEVEDALSETPGNEEDSECRMCNDDALEPVQQQQEDLRKTDDGFLIGKRARFRKVDDIMAEVDRSKKSKPAERKNSEGPSSDPTSGGGASSDSLAEESEHRPPKKSKAGEIRSPFGDSPSKAATSSDNFAELDSHPSKESKAEGKSSAPPLIVYTGSSSSASKSVPLKKASKETISNDNLAVHTGVFAPESVCTDLTMWHNSFGKRLSKQNQFPMFNKSNGENQPGRVLIKVMRRLGLMSQRRPVTQREKEYAMERAHRFKSERPFAIKAMKHNDVYASYFMIIPDKFVKTFLPKESRKMTLWDPQAKPWKVWYEYTGGERPRAAFSAGWGALAMENNLEKWDVCVFELLDQEYNIKLHVHKVVLMITPCILAPKPRIDE, encoded by the exons ATGGTACGTCATAAAAAACAGTATAACACTATGGGCGTGGTAGATAATATGCAAAATGTCAAGgtaaaagaagaggaagatgaaaatATTAATATGAAAGGGAAAAGGAAGCAAAATAAAGCTGAAGGTGGTAAGAAAGCAGAGGAGAAGCAAAATTCCTCAAAGCGGAAGATGGATAAGAACAAGGAGGAGAAAGAGAAGAGAATGAGAGTTGTTGATAAAAATGATGATGAGAAGGAGAGGGAGGATCGAAGCAAAAGAAAGGAAAATGAGAAGAAGGTGAAGTCACATATAGAAAGAAAGGAGGATAATGATAATAAGAAAGAAGAACAAGGGCAGCGAGAAATTGAGAAAGATAAAGTAGAGGAAGAAAAGGAGATAAATAagcagaagggaaggaaggaggaagagGATTCGAAGGAAAAGGATAAGGACCAGAATGACAAAACAAATTGCCCTCACTTCTTCAGGACACTCATATCCTATTCATTTATGGAACACATG ACCATTCCAGTAGGATTTCACAAATACTTGGAAGATTGTACAGGGATGGTTTCCCTGAGAGGTCCAAGCGGGAATAAATGGTCTGTAGAGCTGGCTAAAATCTCCGGGGAGCTACTCTTTGCGCGTGGATGGAAGGAGTTCCTCTCCGACAATCGCATCGGTTATGGTTACCTGCTGGTATTCCGTTACGATGGGCAGTCACAGTTCTCAGTGACTATTTTCTTGCCATCGTCCTGTGAGGATCCCTATGCGTATCTCGCCCGGCCGCAGTGCAAGGACGTCGACTGGCACCAGTGCACCAATGTAGATGGTGTTGCCCCTCAAGAAGAAGACACTCACAGTGGCACCAGTGCAGATGGTGCACCACAAAATGAAGCTTCAGAAGAAGAAGATGCTTCAGAAGATGAAGATGCGGAGGAAGTTGAAGACGCATTATCAGAAACTCCGGGGAATGAGGAAGACAGTGAATGTCGCATGTGCAATGATGATGCATTGGAACCAGTGCAACAACAACAGGAGGATCTACGCAAGACCGATGATGGTTTTTTGATCGGGAAGAGGGCTAGGTTTAGGAAGGTTGATGATATCATGGCAGAAGTGGACCGATCCAAGAAGTCCAAGCCTGCGGAGAGGAAGAACTCTGAAGGTCCATCTAGTGATCCAACTTCTGGGGGAGGAGCATCAAGCGATAGTTTAGCAG AAGAATCGGAGCATCGTCCACCCAAGAAGTCCAAGGCTGGGGAGATAAGGTCTCCATTTGGTGATTCACCTTCTAAGGCGGCAACATCAAGTGACAATTTTGCAG AGTTGGACAGTCATCCATCCAAGGAGTCCAAGGCCGAGGGGAAAAGCTCTGCTCCTCCTTTAATTGTTTATACTGGGTCTTCTTCTTCAGCATCTAAAAGCGTTCCCCTCAAAAAAGCTTCGAAAGAAACAATATCAAATGACAATTTGGCAG TTCATACAGGTGTATTCGCACCAGAATCAGTGTGCACGGACTTAACCATGTGGCACAATTCTTTTGGTAAAAGGCTTAGTAAGCAGAATCAATTCCCAATGTTCAACAAGAGTAATGGTGAAAACCAACCTGGCAGAG TTCTCATCAAGGTTATGAGAAGGCTGGGATTAATGTCGCAGAGGCGTCCAGTAACTCAAAGGGAGAAGGAATATGCCATGGAGAGGGCGCATAGGTTCAAATCCGAGAGGCCCTTTGCCATCAAGGCAATGAAGCACAACGATGTCTATGCCTCGTACTTCATG ATCATCCCGGACAAGTTCGTGAAAACATTCCTCCCCAAAGAGAGCAGGAAGATGACGCTATGGGACCCACAGGCGAAGCCGTGGAAGGTGTGGTACGAGTACACCGGCGGTGAGCGTCCCCGCGCGGCGTTCAGCGCTGGGTGGGGGGCCCTCGCCATGGAGAACAACCTGGAGAAATGGGACGTGTGCGTGTTTGAGCTCCTGGACCAGGAATACAACATCAAGCTGCACGTTCACAAGGTCGTGCTGATGATCACCCCCTGCATCCTCGCCCCAAAACCTCGCATAGACGAGTGA